From one Candidatus Dormiibacterota bacterium genomic stretch:
- a CDS encoding metallophosphoesterase, whose product MAERTAITAHLDGAGKALVGREVDRRGFLKCASWVGAGTIWTVSGGLVAACGTALTTAAGSPSPAATGGLYFVQISDSHIGFKGTANPDVLGSFTAAIAQVNALPQRPAFVVHTGDLTHTSTPEQFNTVRDLMGTLRTPQTVVVPGEHDTVMGPKPYLDVFGAGTQGDGWSSFDMGGIHFITLNNVVDITNLGHLGTAQLDFVQRDVANLRSDTPIVVFAHIPLWSIYDTWGWGTDDAAQALSHLRRFASVTVLNGHIHQILSKVEGNVTFSTTTTTAYPLPAPGTAPAPAPVTLPAGRLHDVLGIREVRYRGAGGGFRLTDDHLR is encoded by the coding sequence ATGGCTGAGCGCACTGCGATCACCGCTCATCTCGACGGCGCGGGAAAGGCGCTGGTCGGCCGTGAGGTCGACCGGCGCGGCTTTCTCAAGTGCGCCTCCTGGGTGGGCGCCGGCACCATCTGGACGGTGAGCGGCGGCCTGGTCGCCGCCTGTGGCACCGCCCTCACCACAGCCGCAGGCTCGCCGAGCCCGGCGGCCACCGGCGGTCTGTACTTCGTCCAGATCAGCGACAGCCACATCGGCTTCAAGGGGACCGCGAACCCGGACGTCCTCGGCAGCTTCACCGCGGCGATCGCCCAGGTGAACGCGCTGCCCCAGCGTCCCGCGTTCGTGGTCCACACCGGCGACCTCACCCACACCTCGACGCCCGAGCAGTTCAACACGGTCAGGGACCTGATGGGGACGCTGAGGACGCCGCAGACGGTCGTCGTCCCCGGCGAGCACGACACCGTGATGGGCCCCAAGCCCTACCTCGACGTCTTCGGCGCCGGCACCCAGGGTGACGGGTGGTCCAGCTTCGACATGGGCGGCATCCACTTCATCACCCTGAACAACGTCGTCGACATCACCAACCTCGGCCACCTGGGGACCGCGCAGCTCGACTTCGTCCAGAGAGACGTCGCCAACCTGAGGTCCGACACCCCGATCGTCGTCTTCGCGCACATCCCGCTCTGGAGCATCTACGACACCTGGGGATGGGGCACCGACGACGCCGCCCAGGCGCTCTCCCACCTGAGGCGCTTCGCCTCGGTGACCGTGCTCAACGGGCACATCCACCAGATCCTGTCCAAGGTCGAGGGCAACGTCACCTTCTCGACCACCACCACCACGGCGTACCCGCTGCCGGCCCCCGGCACCGCGCCGGCGCCGGCGCCGGTCACCCTCCCCGCGGGGAGGCTGCACGACGTG